In Pseudomonas fluorescens NCIMB 11764, a single window of DNA contains:
- a CDS encoding PDDEXK nuclease domain-containing protein, which translates to MSALKPDNSQDPQLASLLGNLGELIREARQKVLRVVDTVQVQTCWQIGRHIVEFEQEGARRAAYGKRLLSTLAQGLTAQYGKGFDERNLRYMRDFYQTFPIWDAVRSELSWTHYRRLLRVDNDHARHWYMNESAIQNWSSRALERQINTLYYERLLTSRDRPAVQQEAATNIQKMKAQPRDFIRDPVMLEFLGSTNAGLTQETNLEQALIHQLQAFLLELGKGFAFIARQQRISTESKDFYIDLVFYNYLLKCFVIFDLKRGELTHQDVGQMDMYVRMYDDLKRGPEDGPTVGIILCAQKDESVVRYSVLKDNEQLFASKYKTVLPSEEELRAELDREQAAIEERLLDQIPL; encoded by the coding sequence ATGAGCGCACTTAAACCCGATAACTCTCAAGACCCACAACTCGCCTCGCTATTAGGCAACCTTGGCGAACTGATCCGTGAGGCACGGCAGAAGGTGCTACGGGTGGTCGATACGGTCCAGGTGCAAACCTGCTGGCAGATTGGGAGGCATATTGTGGAGTTCGAGCAGGAGGGGGCCCGGCGGGCGGCATACGGAAAACGTTTACTTTCGACGCTCGCACAAGGCCTCACTGCCCAGTATGGAAAAGGTTTCGATGAGCGCAACCTGCGCTATATGCGGGACTTTTATCAGACCTTTCCAATTTGGGACGCAGTGCGTTCCGAATTGAGTTGGACCCACTATCGCCGATTGCTGCGTGTCGATAACGACCACGCCCGTCACTGGTACATGAACGAGTCAGCCATTCAAAACTGGTCATCTCGCGCCCTGGAACGCCAGATCAACACTCTCTACTACGAACGCTTGCTGACAAGCCGCGACCGACCTGCAGTCCAACAGGAAGCCGCTACTAATATCCAGAAAATGAAAGCACAGCCACGGGATTTCATCAGGGATCCGGTGATGCTGGAGTTTCTTGGCTCGACCAACGCGGGGCTAACTCAGGAAACCAATCTCGAACAGGCACTGATCCATCAGCTTCAAGCCTTTCTGCTTGAACTGGGCAAGGGCTTTGCCTTCATCGCTCGCCAACAACGCATCAGCACCGAAAGCAAAGACTTCTACATCGATCTGGTGTTCTACAACTACCTGCTGAAGTGTTTCGTCATCTTCGATCTGAAGCGCGGCGAACTGACCCATCAGGATGTCGGCCAAATGGACATGTACGTACGCATGTATGACGACCTCAAACGCGGACCGGAGGATGGCCCCACCGTTGGCATCATTCTCTGCGCGCAAAAAGATGAATCGGTGGTCCGATACTCTGTACTGAAAGACAACGAACAACTTTTCGCCAGCAAATACAAAACAGTCCTGCCCAGCGAAGAAGAACTGCGCGCGGAACTGGACAGGGAACAGGCTGCAATCGAAGAGCGACTGCTCGATCAGATCCCCTTATAA
- the vapB gene encoding type II toxin-antitoxin system VapB family antitoxin yields MEQTTLFMSNRSQAVRLPKAVAMPSDVKRVNVVAIGRARIITPADETWDSWFDGDGVSTDFMSHRDQPADQERESF; encoded by the coding sequence ATGGAACAGACCACCCTTTTCATGAGCAATCGAAGCCAGGCTGTTCGCCTTCCGAAAGCTGTGGCAATGCCGAGCGATGTAAAACGAGTCAACGTAGTTGCCATCGGCAGGGCTCGTATCATCACCCCGGCAGACGAAACATGGGACAGCTGGTTCGACGGTGATGGAGTGAGCACGGACTTTATGTCCCACCGCGACCAACCCGCTGATCAGGAGCGTGAGTCGTTCTGA
- a CDS encoding alpha/beta hydrolase family protein gives MNLQQDTSPAPTQIELPLPTSVSGEPFREPAADGFNLGGFTWRHASQDIARPVVIINAATSVRCRHYSRFAEYLLANGFDVITYDYRGIGESRPASLKNLDASWTDWGALDFEAMLKRAQREFPGQPIDVVGHSFGGCAAGLGASGHLIRRLVTVGAQFAYWRDYAPAHRWRMVGKWHVVMPLITLVCGYFPGKRLGWLEDTPAGVVRDWSSPTARYETRPSGRTISAKTGSLPFAAMTAKTLAISITDDPYGTIPAIERLLRYFSGGTNTHLRIAPEDIGEAVVGHFAFFRSAYQATLWPIALSWLHSGELPPDPPGRTVPRSEPF, from the coding sequence ATGAATTTGCAGCAGGACACGTCACCGGCTCCCACTCAAATCGAGTTGCCGCTGCCAACCTCCGTTTCTGGCGAACCGTTCAGGGAGCCCGCTGCAGACGGCTTCAACCTTGGCGGCTTCACTTGGCGGCATGCCTCTCAGGACATTGCGCGCCCGGTCGTCATCATCAACGCTGCTACCTCGGTCCGCTGCAGGCATTACTCACGATTCGCCGAATACCTGCTCGCCAACGGCTTCGACGTGATCACCTACGATTACCGCGGCATTGGCGAGTCACGCCCTGCATCATTAAAAAATCTCGACGCCTCATGGACCGACTGGGGCGCGCTGGATTTCGAGGCGATGCTCAAGCGCGCTCAGCGCGAATTTCCCGGCCAGCCCATCGATGTCGTCGGACACAGCTTTGGCGGCTGTGCAGCGGGCCTGGGAGCCTCAGGGCATCTGATCCGGCGCCTGGTGACCGTCGGTGCGCAATTCGCCTACTGGCGCGACTATGCGCCTGCTCATCGTTGGCGGATGGTCGGCAAATGGCATGTGGTGATGCCGCTGATCACGCTGGTCTGCGGATATTTTCCCGGCAAGCGCCTCGGCTGGCTGGAAGACACGCCCGCGGGTGTAGTGCGGGATTGGAGTTCGCCCACCGCCCGATACGAAACGCGCCCCAGCGGTCGCACGATCAGCGCGAAAACAGGCTCGCTTCCCTTCGCGGCGATGACAGCCAAGACCCTGGCCATCAGCATCACCGACGATCCTTACGGCACGATCCCGGCCATCGAACGCCTGCTCCGTTACTTCAGCGGCGGCACAAACACCCACTTGCGAATCGCCCCCGAGGACATCGGCGAAGCAGTCGTCGGACATTTCGCCTTTTTTCGTAGCGCATACCAAGCCACACTATGGCCCATTGCATTGTCCTGGCTGCACAGCGGCGAACTGCCCCCCGATCCCCCCGGGCGGACAGTACCGCGCAGCGAGCCCTTTTAA
- the gabP gene encoding GABA permease, translated as MSNTQSSNGLEQGLKPRHVTMLSIAGVIGAGLFVGSGHAIAAAGPAVLLAYAAAGMLVVLVMRMLGEMAVASPDTGSFSTYADRAIGHWAGFTIGWLYWWFWVLVIPLEANAAATILHAWFPGVDIWAFALVITMLLTVTNLFSVKNYGEFEFWFALIKVVAIIGFIGLGLLAIFGFLPTSQVSGVSHLFDTQGFLPNGMGAVLGAILTTMFSFMGTEIVTIAAAESKNPGKQISKATNSVIWRIGLFYLVSIFIVVALVPWNDPVLASLGSYQTVLERMGIPNAKMIVDIVVLVAVTSCLNSALYTSSRMLFSLGKRGDAPAVSTRTNKSGTPYWAVMLSTGAAFLATFANYVAPAAVFEFLLASSGAIALLVYLVIAISQLRMRKKRMARGEKIVFSMWLFPGLTYAVIVFIVAALTIMLFQDAHRVEILATGLLSLCVVATGLLVARRRRNEQLIGAVAR; from the coding sequence ATGAGCAATACCCAAAGCTCTAACGGCCTCGAACAGGGGCTCAAACCGCGCCATGTGACCATGCTGTCGATCGCCGGGGTTATCGGCGCCGGCCTGTTCGTTGGCTCGGGTCACGCCATCGCGGCAGCAGGCCCGGCCGTGCTGCTGGCCTACGCCGCCGCCGGTATGCTGGTGGTGTTGGTGATGCGCATGCTGGGTGAGATGGCGGTTGCCTCGCCGGATACTGGCTCCTTCTCGACATACGCCGATCGTGCGATTGGTCACTGGGCCGGTTTTACCATCGGCTGGTTGTACTGGTGGTTCTGGGTGCTGGTCATCCCGCTGGAGGCCAACGCCGCCGCCACCATCCTGCATGCCTGGTTCCCTGGCGTGGACATCTGGGCGTTTGCCCTGGTCATCACGATGCTGCTGACTGTCACCAACCTGTTCAGCGTGAAGAACTACGGTGAGTTTGAATTCTGGTTCGCCCTGATCAAGGTCGTGGCGATCATCGGTTTCATCGGCCTTGGCCTTCTGGCCATTTTCGGTTTCCTGCCGACCAGTCAGGTCAGCGGTGTGTCGCATCTGTTCGACACCCAAGGCTTCCTGCCTAACGGTATGGGGGCGGTACTCGGCGCTATCCTGACGACCATGTTCTCCTTTATGGGCACTGAGATCGTGACCATCGCGGCCGCGGAATCGAAGAACCCTGGCAAGCAAATCTCCAAGGCCACCAACTCGGTGATCTGGCGGATTGGTTTGTTCTACCTCGTATCGATCTTCATCGTCGTGGCTCTGGTGCCCTGGAACGACCCGGTACTGGCCAGCCTCGGTTCCTACCAGACCGTGCTTGAGCGCATGGGCATCCCGAACGCCAAGATGATCGTCGACATCGTGGTACTGGTCGCTGTGACCAGCTGCCTGAACTCGGCGCTGTACACCTCGTCGCGCATGTTGTTTTCCCTGGGTAAACGCGGTGACGCACCGGCCGTGTCCACGCGCACCAACAAAAGCGGCACGCCATACTGGGCGGTGATGTTGTCCACTGGCGCAGCGTTCCTGGCCACATTCGCCAACTACGTGGCCCCGGCCGCCGTGTTCGAGTTCCTGCTGGCCAGCTCCGGCGCCATCGCGTTGCTGGTGTACCTGGTGATCGCGATCTCGCAACTGCGCATGCGCAAAAAGCGTATGGCTCGTGGTGAAAAAATCGTCTTCAGCATGTGGCTGTTCCCGGGCCTGACCTACGCGGTGATCGTCTTTATCGTCGCGGCCCTGACCATCATGCTGTTCCAGGACGCCCACCGCGTGGAAATCCTCGCGACCGGTCTGCTGAGTCTTTGTGTGGTGGCTACCGGGTTGCTTGTGGCACGCCGTCGTCGCAATGAGCAACTGATTGGTGCAGTGGCGCGCTAG
- the vapC gene encoding type II toxin-antitoxin system tRNA(fMet)-specific endonuclease VapC — translation MIKFMLDTNICIFTIKNKPQIVREAFNLHDGQLCISTVTLMELIYGAEKSATPEKNIAVVEGFAARLEVLSFDNEAAAHTGMIRSEQAKAGTPIGPYDQMIAGHARSRGLVVVTNNLKEFERVSGLRVEDWVHPDRIEK, via the coding sequence ATGATCAAGTTCATGCTCGACACCAACATCTGCATCTTCACCATCAAGAACAAACCGCAAATCGTAAGAGAAGCTTTCAACCTTCATGACGGACAGTTGTGCATCAGTACGGTGACGCTGATGGAGCTGATCTACGGCGCCGAAAAATCTGCGACTCCCGAAAAAAACATCGCCGTGGTTGAGGGGTTCGCGGCACGTCTTGAGGTTTTGTCTTTCGACAATGAAGCCGCTGCGCACACCGGAATGATTAGATCCGAGCAGGCAAAGGCTGGAACACCTATAGGCCCCTACGACCAGATGATTGCCGGGCACGCGCGCTCACGCGGATTAGTTGTCGTAACCAACAACCTGAAAGAGTTCGAGCGGGTTTCTGGATTACGCGTAGAAGACTGGGTTCACCCTGATAGAATCGAAAAATAA
- a CDS encoding ABC transporter ATP-binding protein yields MAEATPALEIRNLHKRYGQLEVLKGISLTARDGDVISILGSSGSGKSTFLRCINLLENPHQGQILVAGEELKLKAAKNGELVAADGKQINRLRSEIGFVFQNFNLWPHMSVLDNIIEAPRRVLGQSKAEAIEVAEALLAKVGIADKRHAYPAQLSGGQQQRAAIARTLAMQPKVILFDEPTSALDPEMVQEVLNVIRALAEEGRTMLLVTHEMGFARQVSSEVVFLHQGLIEEQGSPQQVFENPLSARCKQFMSSNR; encoded by the coding sequence ATGGCTGAGGCCACGCCCGCGCTTGAAATCCGCAACTTGCACAAACGCTACGGACAGCTTGAGGTGCTCAAAGGCATCTCGCTGACCGCCCGCGACGGCGATGTGATCTCGATCCTGGGTTCCTCCGGTTCCGGCAAGTCCACGTTCCTGCGTTGCATCAACCTGCTGGAAAACCCGCACCAGGGCCAGATCCTGGTGGCCGGCGAAGAACTCAAACTCAAAGCCGCCAAGAACGGTGAACTGGTCGCGGCCGACGGCAAGCAGATCAATCGCCTGCGCAGCGAGATTGGTTTTGTGTTTCAAAACTTTAATCTGTGGCCGCACATGAGCGTGCTCGACAACATCATCGAAGCGCCGCGTCGCGTGCTCGGCCAGAGCAAGGCCGAAGCCATCGAAGTCGCCGAAGCCTTGCTGGCCAAGGTCGGTATCGCTGACAAGCGTCACGCCTATCCAGCGCAACTGTCCGGCGGCCAGCAACAACGCGCGGCCATCGCCCGCACGCTGGCGATGCAACCCAAGGTGATCCTGTTCGACGAACCCACCTCCGCCCTTGACCCGGAAATGGTCCAGGAAGTACTTAATGTCATCCGCGCACTGGCCGAAGAAGGCCGCACCATGCTGCTGGTCACCCACGAAATGGGGTTCGCCCGTCAGGTGTCCAGCGAAGTGGTGTTCCTCCACCAGGGCCTGATAGAAGAGCAAGGATCGCCACAGCAGGTGTTTGAAAACCCGCTTTCGGCGCGCTGCAAACAATTCATGTCCAGCAACCGCTAA